From the Argentina anserina chromosome 3, drPotAnse1.1, whole genome shotgun sequence genome, the window GGCTGTTTCATTTGCATTTGGATTACCGTTGCGGTATGAGGTCTGCTGATTatacaaaacaatatattAGAATAAATCAACCActtaattagaaaacaaaaactcatTTCTGAACATCTGGATTCTGGAGTGgaagttaaaaaaataaacaaatacaatagaaacacttACAGTTCTGCCTCCATTTTCAGTAGCTCCACCATTTGCTTGAGCAGATTGTGACCCTTCTTCAGTTCGCCGCTTTCTATCAGCCACTGTAACAAAACTTCTTTTTCAGATTATGAAAGTCATAAAGATAAACTAACTTGAGCAAACAGTTTCTTTAATAGTAGAATCTACGAATCTCAATGTTCATAGCGGCCACTTAGTTAATTTAGCCTATAAACCTAGGTCATTCATATTTTAAGAACACAATATATGATTCagaaatataaattatattttgacaatGTTCAAAGCAATGACTGCCTCTTTTATAGTCTTACCCAAGCTAACAGATAGTAGTCTCTCAATTATTTCACTCATATCACTTTCCTTATTGCTAGTATCCATCATATATCTCCATCTAACATGCTCTGTGAAGTCCCCCTTATCCTAACAAGTAAGCCAGTCATTCCTTCATTTCTTAAACCTTTCATTTATTCATTCTAACCCTAGTATTGCAATGCCACTAGAATTATCTGCCATGATAATAAGCGCTTCAAGACTAATTTCAAATATCATATTCTAAGGTAGTCCCTCCCTTGTCATGACCAGGAAAAAATTAATCATCTGACATACTATTAAATGCTTCAAGGCTATAAAAACTGTGAAAATAAGAATTAGTTACCTCTTTCTTCTTGCTTCCTTTTCTTATCTCTTGGAACAAAGCTTCCATCTTCTTTGGCGATGCAATCTGACTTTGTTTTAGCATACTGAATCCTCTGCATCACACCAACAATTCATTAATTCTCATATTTAGATAAGAGAGTTCAATGGATATGAATCAGCTTCTTTATTGGAAACAGAACAACAAAGGCAAAACATAATGTTGTAGCCAAGCAACAATCTGCCAgaatcaaaacagaaataatGTTACAACCATCACATAATTAAATCTAATctgtctttcttcttttttgcagAATTATTTTTCCACACACACAAGAGTCTGCCATCTAATGGGAAAAGAGAGGTTAGGCAGGAAAGCTTGGGACCTAAAAAAATGTTCAAACTCACCATGGGTTTATCATAGAACGGAAAATTCTGCATCTGCCGCACAGCATTGCTGGCAGATGTAACTTCAAGAAATGCAACCCATGCTTGCCCTCGAAGCTTGGGTGTCTTCAAGGCAACAACATCCAAAATCTTTCCATACTGAGAGAATAAGCAATAGAGggaccttttcaattctgcaAAGACAAAGAGCATTACCATCACAAGCAAAACTATGAGAAAGCTTAGAAAAGCAAGTCATTAACTGGAATACGAGACCAACAATTTTCCAAGACACTACTAAATTAGAAAACTGTCAACTGTGATACGACGACCTAGACACTATTGTTCCCCCCAGTTTCAAGATCCAATGCGCACCCCAGTTAACCACAACCTTTCAGGAATCAGGACCCCACAAAAAGATATATAACAATGTGATTGCTGTAGGAGCTTCATAAGACCACATTTTTCATACAGATTTGATTAACGAGACTATTGAAAGCATTACTTCATTCAACGTTAATAAAACCTTCTTTTGAGTTGATTAGCCGAAACGAAAGAACTATCACAACAAAAGCTATATCTAGTTTCGTCATAATAAACCCCGAAACCCTAATTTCAATCTAGAtcccaaattcaaatccaaaaaATCCAAATGCCAGCATCCTTATCAAACCCTGGAATTAGCAACCAAGTATAGGCCTTTGGAGCACAAATTCATGCCATACATTCACACACTGCATGAATTTAACCTAATATCCTAAACTCGCCCAAATCCaaactaaaaccctaaacctctTCTTCTGCCAAATAgatccaaaaacaaaattacacaGGAACCCAACACAATCAAGCTAGTACTATTACTGTTTTCATGTTAAAGATTCAACTTTGAGTATATTACAGTCTTATTGTCGGGTTTATATCGGTCACTAAACAAAAGGGTGCAGCAGAAAAAAGGGAGAAATACCTTGTTTCTTGATTTTCTCGTTGAGATTCTTAATGTATACGGTCTGGTTTGGCGGTATGTCCCCTGAAAGCATGGTCGCCGAGAAAGAAGCTGATCTCTTTGAGTTTCAGTTTCAGGGAGAGAGAGACTAATCGAGCCCTTGGAATTTCCAGAGATGCCTCCGCCTATATTAGTAAAGCCCCTCATATTATTTGGGCCTTTGGGTATCGTATTGGGCTTGGTTTTCATTTAGTCAtctcttttttattattataattatcaATTTTCTCTGAAATTTTTCTAGATGCATCTTCAATTCTTCATCCACCCCAAAAAGAACTTTCACgtgtaaaatttaaaattcgTAAGAGGGGAGAAATTTCATTACTCGAGTCGTAGGTTACAAGCAACTCATTCCTTGATTCCTACATTGCGCACGGAAGATATATAAGAGAGCATACATTAATAAGACTAGCTACTAGTATTCTTCTTGCAAATTTCAAGGTTCAAGGTTCGATCACTTACAAATAAATCGAGTTAAGAAAACTCATATGTTCTATCTAGAGTTGTGAATGTAGTAGGCTTATCCCTTGGTACACCGCACATGTATTTACGACTTCAAACCGTTGCTTTTCCAAGTTGTAAACtactatatatagacatatCGTCGGACATTTCTCATATTAATTGCGGTTTGCGACCATCATCAGAATTTCTTTCTACTCTTCTGGCTATGTAAATGCAGTTTGCTTCAAGGAGTAAGCGTTCCGGAAAATCCAGAGAGTTCATAATTAATGACATTAATGTTGATTCCTGTCCTCTAAAAACTAGAGCCTGCTCTTTCAAGAAGTTAAATTTCTCCCACACGCATTTCTCCACAAACAAAAATCTCACTGATCGATGAACCTCAGCACAGTATAATTGTCAAGAGCTAAGACCCTTTACAAGGTTCTAGCACACAGATACACCAGAATCACCAGAAAGCTAGATGGTGATCGAGTGGTGACGTACTCCCGATCTTGAGTGGTGGTTCCACGGAGGCACGGACCACCGCAGTCTTAGCGCATCATGATGATGGCACTTGGGAATTAAGACACTTGGAGTTCAATTTCTGGCCCCGAAGCCTCCAGGCGGTCCGGGACCGTGTGGTGGCGGCCGGAGTGGTGGGAAGATAAGTAGGCGTATTGGGTGTAGGTCTGGACTGTGAACAAGGATGGGATGATCACTCAGTTACGCGAGTATTTTAACACCTGGGTAAACTGAGATGGTTTGGAATTTCAGAGGCCGAGGACGAAATGGTGAAGCTGTGGCAGAATGGTTCAAAAGAGAGATTTCGGCGCTCGTTGCCGGGATATTATGTTAGCTATctgaatattttgaacatgaaTTAACCACGTACGCGTGCGATGATGCTTCAGTATTCATCTTTGATCATAATACATTCTTGCATGCATGcagatatacatatatatcatcATATTCCCCGCTATGCTAAAGTTATTTGTTAATTATCATCAATGCAAgcaaaataagtgaaataattCGGATTGAATAGTTTTCCGGCGTTTATACATGCAAGCTAGCAACATAAACCTTGAAGTCTTGAAGCAATACCGTTTCTGAGGAGTACTGCACTAGCGACTGATTGATTTTTTATCGCCCAGTGCTACGAGACTTTTGagttaaattttatatatgaCCAATTATGTCCGTCCTATACTCCTATTAGTCGAGAGGCACTACCAAAAATGTCTTACGCTAGCTCTTACCAACTTAAAGAGACCAATTAATTCCATTCATCAGTGAAAATTTACTAATTGAGATAAATCTCTAATTAAAGTAAACCTCTACGTTCTTCATATTCGAACAGGGTTTGTACGTAGGAACAACCAAattcaaagaacaaaaaactTGGGGCAAGTTAATTAGTATATCTGTATATAAGCTAGTAATATAACCAACAATATCCAAGACACGTACAAAGCAGTTCAGACCATTCTTGGCTTCTTGCAGCTAGCATCACCTCATTCACCATGGAAAGCCAAACTTAATTTAGATCATGATTTGGAGGTTAATTATCAGAAGATCGAGTTCATTTTATTAGAAATAGCCAGCATTAACCACCAGCTATAGGGCTAATACGAGGCCAGGTACAGACTTATTATCAGAGAGCTTACTCTCCCAAACACTCTGGCAACTACCTGACTGTGATGTAGTTTTCGGTGACGATAACTTGGTAATAGTGACCGAGGTATTGTAGTACTCCCTCACGTGGGTAATTATCCCATCAGTGACGGTCCACGCATGCACCCACGACACGGAATGAACCTCGTCGTATCCCTCAGCCACCACCATTGATTTAAATGCAGCACTCGTCAGTGGAACGAATTTGAACGACGAGTCGTAGGGCGGTGCACCGGTGAGGAGGCGGTTCAAATGCTGGTGAGTTCGGGGGCCGTGGAACCACCACTCTAGGTAGGGCGCGAGAAGGAGGTGAACGACGTCAACGTCTTTGGAGATGAAGGCGTCGTAGAGAACCTTGACAGCTCTCTTGTTTCGAGACTCCAAGTCTCCATTTTCTTGAGGGTTTGCCAGTTCTGGAGCTCGATCTGAGTTGGAGAGGCTTTGTGTTCTGGAAATGGTGGCGCTCAATGTGGAGGCTGGATGGTGTGGAGTTTATATAGAGTAGAAATGCATGTAAGATACCATCATTACCATGTGTGGAATTCGGACGGTTGCATGCAATaatgtataattttataatgcCAAACCCGAAAGTAACAATTGCAAAGACGAATTGAACTCGGTGGAAATCGACCATAGATTAAATTTTCAATTAAAAGTTGTCTATCAATGTATGTACATGtgttttcttctcaatttCTTATCATACACCTTAGCTTATTTTACCAACATGAACTTAATAATCCTCACATATTTGGTTAGCATGCCATCAAGAATTGTTGTCACTCCTCATTTGATATAATCTCATCAAGGGTTCTTATCAGAAAAGGAAAATGTAATATAACGACAGATTTATTAGCGTCATAATCTGACGTGGCATGACATATTAATTGGCAATgtcaataattaaaataatcataaaatattatttttaatgaaaaaaataatattatccTCGTTAATCTAAAGGCTATGAAATatcataataaatatatttttgtgatttttatgacaatttattatattttatggGACATGGAATGTAACATTTGTTATATTCTATGTATACTCTAATCTTAATTAATATCTTatgttacaatttttttagGGTAAAAAGTTCATTCGTTAGTACAACCAATTCATATATAGGCATCAGTAGCTCATTACAAGATACTTCCGCTTGCATTTAAGCAAGCCTAATACAAACATCAGCTCTCATCTCTCTAAGATGACAAAAACAACTATACTATCACCCCTcgaaaacacataattttggCACAAGCAACAATACAGACACACCTCAAAAACATGAACCTACGCATGCATCAGACTTGAGAATTAAAAAAGACTAATTCAAAAACACTGCTAACTCCTCCCCTTTCGGGTTGGAGTTAGGGCTCTCAATACCTGGTGCATCTTCCAGCTGAGATATCAGGTTCTTCCGAGCACCTTGCTTCTTTTTATTTGCTGCCGATTTGATACCCTTCTGTTTCCCAGTACCAGCCATGCCATATGGAAGCGTGTTGCTACCACTGGATCGGCCTCTCTTCTTTGGGCTCGGCTTGTGAGGTTGGGGAGGCAACAATCCCATAGTACGAGCATCAACATTGTGGCATCCTATGTCTAAACTCAATCTAGGCCGTTTCGGAGAGGTCTGCATAGGGGATGTAGAATTTTCCCTCCCCTTCTCTTCCCCGTCAGAGGGGATGATACTTCAACTGGTGCCTCGATCTCACGAATCACCACttgtttccttttcttttgggGTACAAGCGGGTTCGATGGGGCTGCAAATTGTGCAAAGCCAGGGATAGGTTTCCGAAGAATTTGGGCAGTAAACACTAGACCAGGGCTTCTAGTGTTCTGAGGGGCGTAGAAGAGCTAGCAATGAGAGCTGCTAGTGCCAGGCCGATATTCATGGCCGCCCTCAGTGCCTGGGGTAGTGACTTCAACGTTCAAAGGTGGGTCAGTGCAAGGGATGCCAACATGAGTAATCAGTCCACATGAAAAGCAACGCCCAAAAATCTTCATACTTGAAAGCTTTCATCTTCTCCACCCCATCATCAAGGCAGAACAACCTTTCAttcaataagggttaagcaaactCGATCTCCACCCTAATCTTCAAAATACCACGGTTGAAACAAGGATGATCATACTCCTTCATCTCTCCCAAAGTGCTACCCACCATACGCATAAGTCGGATAAATCCATACGCCGGCGGAACTTTCAACAAGGTGATCTAATACGAGGACTTCGTCAAGGGAACGTCCTCAATAGCCTCAATTCCATCATACTTTACTAGTGCAATCGGGGCCCGATTAAAACCCCACGGACCACCACGCCAAACCCTAAACCGGTCACTTGGATCCGAAAAAGTGAGCAGAACTCGGTTCCCTTCTTCCGCCTCCACCCTGAAGTTACCATTAAGATTCCATGCCGACCTGAACATGCCCATGAAAGATGATGATTGTACTCACGAGCGGTGAGTAGTTTGCCGACCATGAAAACCTCTTCTTGGTGGAGACCTTTTCCCTGAGAAGGACGGAGATCCACCGCCGTCTTGTTACCACTCGCAAGCGACAGGGTGGAGGCTAGCCTCGCTGCCATTGCATCAACATCTGCCATCGAGAAAGTCGGAAGAATTCTACTCGCCGTTTTGAAAAAGACCCTAAGAAGGTAGGGTTTGAGAGAAGCTGCGCTTTGACAAGTCGATTTCTAATATATCTTATGTTACAACggtaataaaagaaaatttccacatttctGCTAAGGGAAATTATGTAAACGGTATCTAACATTTGTCAAAATATGCATTTTACTATCTCACGTTCCAAAAACTTTAAAATGGTATCTCAAGTTTCACTTCTCATCCAACATCAATACCTTGGTCCGTTAACTCCATAACGACAGTTTTATTTTGACCTGAAATTTACTAATACACTCTTTACTTTTCTTCAGTCTTCAGTttcttaaaattaaaaaacaaatcaaaatttattttatccTTATTACGATGACATCAATCCTAGATCGATCATTCTGTAAATTTATCCATGGTAGAGAATCACCACCACCCAAACGTTAGGTGGATCTTAAGAAAACCTTGCATATCAAATTTGATCCAGATTAAAACCATTCATCTAAATCTTGCAATCAATtccatcaaaaacaaaatgaatatATCTGGAACATTTTCCATAGAGCTCAATCAATCTGCCCTTATTCTAGTTCTTGATCAATATGAATTGAAGAGACTTTGTTAAGTACATTGAGATAACAACTTCACTCGTACAACATGCATTTGAAGATTCTCTTACTTCACTGTGAATTTGTCATTGCTTCTCATCACAATACTACTCCCCCAACTTCTCCCTCTCATGACGACCCCTCCATAGATCGGACCTCGTTTTAGAGCACAATTATCTTCGATTTCGAAGGATCTCAGAGTCGGATCTGGGGAGCTAGTATCGTGCTTGTAACTGGTTGGCAACTCTGAAATTCGGGTGGTGGATATTCATGGAATGAACTTCCATAATTGAATAAACATTGGAATGATTGAATTCGATCCTCATAAAGTGGGATTCCAGGAAAAGCTCAGGCATACATTGAGGAGTTAACAATCTAGGTATTGATGTTGGATTAGAAGTGAAACTTGAGATACTATTTTGAAGTTTTTAAAACGTGGATACCAAATTGCATATTTTGACAAATGTTGGATACTGTTTACATAAATTTCCCTTATGCTAAATATGTTAAGaactttttaaaatttcattcatcagtttttcagtttttaaattttatttacattttcaaattatattAATGGTTATAATTAATGACTATAATTATCGTATATTCTATAtcgaattattaattaaattacaaaaaaatgaaaaaaatatcttaaaaaatttatttagaacgaaatagttttaatttgaaatatttttcccacacacacatatatatagaacGTCTCTGCTACGGACGTTCAAACAGTCTGCACTGTGTGGATTCGATGATTTCGGCCATTGGCGACGCGCAACGATGGCGCCAACCAGCACAGTGCACTCCCATCCTCCCGGTGCTCCTGTCTGTGCTGCAGCTCCGGCCAACGGCGGCCGATATCttgaaaattcaaatttttctgGGCACCATGCAGAGATTTCGAAATTCTGGCAGCCGTGGGTAGGTGTTGTAGCTCCGACCAGCACAGACAAGAGCGCCGGGAGGAGGGGAGTGCGATTCTACTGGTCAGCGTCGTCGTTATGCGTTGTCAGTGGCCGGAATCGCCGAATCCGCACTGTGCAGATGTCCGCATCtgagaatttatatatatatatatatacacacacatatatatacgtCATTCCACTAAGGGATCCTTTTTTTGGTCTTTTAAAGGGATATGTTACTTGACCAACTTCTCGATcacattttcatatttctatCGTTAAACATTTGGAGTCTAATTTGTAGGTCaactctgtaaaatttcagccaaaatggaGGTGTTTAAGGCATTCAAACTAGGgatttaaacttataaatatgaacggttcatgtttgacagattTGGTGCGTCCATTGTTTTCACAGAGTTTGATACGTTAACGATCActattttggctgaaattttgcataaGTGATCTAGACCCTAAAAGTTGagtggtggagatgtgaaaatgtaattgAAAAGTTGGTTAATGAGTTATCCCTTTAAAATACCCAAAAAAAGATCCCTCATTAGAAGAGggttgtatatatacatatacatatattttcttggctgcggaggtccgcaccaatggttttggtgcggatttccatttttgcataacttttcgatcaaatttcCTCATTTCTACTATCGTATCTAGGTAATAatatgtagatcatctctacaaatttcagtcaatttggtgatcgttaagcctctcaaaattgaaaaacaaatggacggattgaattctgtcaaacatgaacagttcatgtttttaatagaaaaacgcaattttgagagcattaacgattaccaaattggctgaaattttatagagataATATACACaataatattatctagatactagaaggtggagatgaggaaattcgatcaaaaagttgtgcaaaaatggaaattcacattaaaaccattggtgcggacctccgcacctaagaaaatatgtatatatatatatatattaatatatttcaCGCACACacagtatatatatcaaacatactttaataaatatcaatttttaattatattttagaagCCTTTATGGTGatgaaaaatgaaatgatttcaaatatatattttaatctaGAGGCGTTGGattaataataatttaattatcttttcattttaaattgacatatatgttgatgaaggATGAGATTATGGCTAGTCGGCTTGGTAGGTTCTTGTTGGATATGGTTCAGGCCATGTTCGCGGAGCTAATAATGCCAATTAACCAATCATGGTGCAGCTCCTAGCTTTTTGGAGTTCCGCTAGAGGTGTTCATGGAGCTAAATGGTTCGCCTAGCGGCAAAGTGGAGACTTTGGCACCTTGTTTAACGTACCGTTGGTCCTCTTAGAGGAAATGCTGCAATGGTCCAATATCATGAGGTGGACTAAATGTTGGGCCAAAAAACAGATCCACCGGTGATAAATTACCCCAAGCTAAGGATGAGACCTACGTGGGGCCTACCAACCCAGACAAATACATGGGTCAATCCTTGGACCATGAATTAGGTTGGGGTGAGAAATTTGTGGGGCAAATTTAATTGCATGTGCAATATGACCATGCTCACCAAGAAGAAAATTCTCAATTAAGATCTAAATCAATGGTCAAAATGTAAATGTGAATTGTAATTAATCATCGGATTGATCCCATTAGTGTATTGTTAGATAGAGGATTGAGAACTGATTTGGGTAAATAGTGGATTAATCCGagttgagaattaatcaaacCCACCTAAAATGAATGCTCTTTATGGGTTTGAAGGTTTTAGCTGCTCTTTCTCTAGCTAAAAAGGTGGAGGGTCTCTGTCCATCTATTTGGTTACCGTGtttcaaatataaattttgtTGTTACTTTTTATTTGGGCTTATAGACTTTTCCGGCACCGGAAAAAGTGAAACTTAAAGTGCTtcaatatattgaaaatgtGGGTGTACTTTTAGTTCGTGagtttaaattaaattagattTTTGAGTCGTAAATTATTTATCAGGCATTTTTGTGGGTCGTCCTTGTACTATTTGCTGAACTTGTTAATCTTCGTTTCCGATATAGCTACCTTTTTTagtgtcttttcatttacgTCTATTTGTTTCCTATTGGAACTTCATTAGGTCCAAAGGACAATGGTCATCCTGACTAATACCTGAATTATTATAGTTGATTGTTAATTGCAAAGATAGAATTGAGATGACCTAATGGTAcgtttttgaaaataaataaaatacagtAATGTCGAGGTCTCAAGTTCTATTCTTAGAAACATGCATGTTTTTAAGAAGAATAAAGTATTAGGAATACACATACAGTAAATCGTTAGAAGcttacatatttttaaaagacCATTATTCGATattacaaattatatatttgtagtaTGTAGCTGAGAAATTTTTCAGTGCTATCGTAAAACCACGTGATAATGCATAATGGTCTACCTTTTTAATCATAATTTGATACGTaagatttaattaaaaaacttatatttcaattattttgttaaagaCTATTTTAGAAAGAACTAAAACCATATATCTTACACTCTAATACTCTAAACCTTAAAACCCTACACCATAAACTCTAAATCTAAAATCTTatttcaaaattatcaatacccataaaggtcatttcacaaataataaaaatatgttaaattataattttgatgtAATAAATTTACGTGTTAAAATATAACAGGTCAAGAGTACCACTATACATTGTCGAGTGTTACTATGGTAGCATATATATGAAGTATCTAATAAAGTAATACTACTAGCTATTAATTACAAAGATGTTGTACCAAGTATCCTGAGTTGCCTCTCTTATAACGCACTAATAGTTGATCGCTATCTTCTTGCGATATATAGTTTTGATCGACCACTTCTTTTACTTATGAACATCGATAGTTGATCGCCCTTTCTTTAATCTGTTTAGGGAGGGCCGGGAACTATTGTTATGGATGTGGGATGGAAAACCAGAAGCTATCTCGAACCCACTATAAATGATAATGGTGATTGCACTCCTTCAATGgaatcatatatattatttacttATATAAAGTTAAGTATTAATTAACCATCGGTTAATCTTAGGGTGAGTACTATATATGaacaaaatatatacattACACACCACTAATTTGTCATTGTCTcccattttcttcatcttaCATGCAGCTTAATTACTTTTTCCACACAAATCTGATGCACGCCTAAGCTTTGCGATTGTATTGTTTATATATTCGAATTTACTTAGATCTTATTATCTGCTGGATTTACCTGAGCTACTACTAATTAGTGGTAGCTAACGTCGATTAGTCCTACCCcccttgtatatatattttttgaaaggcccttttgtatatttatgtTAGCAAATGACAACCAACGAAGACTTAACTGAATCTTTGTCAATTTGCGCCACGCTAAAGGGGCATAAACAATCACCCCATCTTCCTAAAATGGAACAATTAGTATATGGTGTAATCCACCGGTCACATTTATGAACTTCGAAGCTATACATGTTCTCACTGTGGGTGAAACAAATGACCCAAAACAACACAAGGACCCCTATAGACCAAATCATTACacataaaacaaacaaaaaatttgtTACAACTAAAAGGTGCTAGATAGCAGCTTATTGTTGCACGCTTTACCCTCCGATCACGAAACAACGtttaacaaaattttataTGTTTGTAGACgtcataatataaaattaaacaCGAAGTAATGTGTTACATACGTACTAGAttaaaataaagaaacaactATACATTGAGACTCTTATAAGAATTGAAACCTTGCTATCCTGACTTCCGACTCGGATCACACACACCTCATTATATTAGAGACATCGTCCCTCCTACAAGAGCACCACTTATAAAGTAATTAAGTGTAATACAAATATGCTACTTATCGTTGTCTCTTTCCCCAAGATTTACAGTACATAGGCCCAATCGAACTGGGCCACAATAACAGGCAGCAAAATACAGGTGTACCGCAGATCCAATTTCAAAACTCAAATAGAGGCCCAAACTATTTTACGAAATTCCATTTCTACCCCTCTCTCTGCAGCTAATTCGGTagcctctcttctcctccccAAAAACCCAGTGAGAGagagtgaagagagagagagagagagagagagagagagagagagagagagagagagatgttgCGCGCGATTCTCGGGAGGGCAATAGCGACGGGCCCAAGGTCCGGCGGCCCATGGAGGCTGACGTCGGCGGGGAGCTACTCGTCGTCCAAGGATACCAAGTCGACGACAAAGAGGGTCAGGAAGATCACCAGAACCACAAAAGTCGAGACCGCCTCCTCCGCCAACGCAGACGACGAGTCGTACGACGGCCCCGACGCGGATTCCTTTGACGACAAAGACCGCGCTCGGCGGCTCCAGGCCGATGAATGCGATCCCTCGCTGGATGTGGGGCCCAATGGCCGGCCATTGTTCACTTCCACTCCGACGCTGGCTCAGCTCACCGCCATGGACACCTGCTCCTACTTCAAGTTCAAGTAcaaactctaaaccctaaaccctaattaGCGATGATTAGATGTGCTTGGATTTTGAAAACTGTGTGTTTTTATTTAAAGGAAGGAGGAATTGAACAAGGTGCTGCCGGAGGGTTTGCCGTCGGGGATGAAGAAGGAGTTCCAGGATGCAATGCAGAGCGCCGTGCTTGTTCGCCAGAGCTTTCTCGATCTCCGGGATAATTTCCGGCGAGTTGTGGACCCGCCGTTGGGATCAGCTA encodes:
- the LOC126787505 gene encoding uncharacterized protein LOC126787505 translates to MQTSPKRPRLSLDIGCHNVDARTMGLLPPQPHKPSPKKRGRSSGSNTLPYGMAGTGKQKGIKSAANKKKQGARKNLISQLEDAPASTLSATISRTQSLSNSDRAPELANPQENGDLESRNKRAVKVLYDAFISKDVDVVHLLLAPYLEWWFHGPRTHQHLNRLLTGAPPYDSSFKFVPLTSAAFKSMVVAEGYDEVHSVSWVHAWTVTDGIITHVREYYNTSVTITKLSSPKTTSQSGSCQSVWESKLSDNKSVPGLVLAL
- the LOC126787873 gene encoding U2 small nuclear ribonucleoprotein B'' 2-like isoform X1, which codes for MLSGDIPPNQTVYIKNLNEKIKKQELKRSLYCLFSQYGKILDVVALKTPKLRGQAWVAFLEVTSASNAVRQMQNFPFYDKPMRIQYAKTKSDCIAKEDGSFVPRDKKRKQEERVADRKRRTEEGSQSAQANGGATENGGRTQTSYRNGNPNANETADPNNILFVENLPHVMPNGMLDLLFNQYPGFREVRIIDAKPGIAFVEFEDDVQSSMAMQALQGFKITPQNPICISFAKK
- the LOC126787873 gene encoding U2 small nuclear ribonucleoprotein B'' 2-like isoform X2, translating into MLSGDIPPNQTVYIKNLNEKIKKQELKRSLYCLFSQYGKILDVVALKTPKLRGQAWVAFLEVTSASNAVRQMQNFPFYDKPMRIQYAKTKSDCIAKEDGSFVPRDKKRKQEERVADRKRRTEEGSQSAQANGGATENGGRTTSYRNGNPNANETADPNNILFVENLPHVMPNGMLDLLFNQYPGFREVRIIDAKPGIAFVEFEDDVQSSMAMQALQGFKITPQNPICISFAKK